Proteins from a genomic interval of Harpia harpyja isolate bHarHar1 chromosome 9, bHarHar1 primary haplotype, whole genome shotgun sequence:
- the LOC128146533 gene encoding ETS translocation variant 3-like protein: MQCGCLSQGLPVLSDSSWVSGLAFPDWAYKAESSPGSRQIQLWHFILELLQQEEFRHVIAWQQGEYGEFVIKDPEEVARLWGRRKCKPQMNYDKLSRALRYYYNKHILHKTKGKRFTYKFNFSKLIFLNCPLWDTHCPSPLPGAGSLCHPLAMPPSMPSQLVPSMLLSRRVLADPLVWHRGPRHPWHPDTLEKRMTTAGTWYGGAQAGRDTAVAGPTAAPSGCGWERGRGTHPEDAEAKGEGTCQSSPGCCPHPLA, from the exons ATGCAGTGTGGCTGTCTGTCCCAAGGGCTGCCTGTCCTGTCTGACTCCTCCTGGGTATCAG GGCTGGCATTCCCCGACTGGGCGTACAAAGCCGAGTCCAGCCCCGGCTCCCGGCAAATCCAGTTATGGCATTTcatcctggagctgctgcagcaggaagaGTTTCGCCATGTCATCGCCTGGCAGCAGGGCGAGTACGGGGAGTTTGTCATCAAGGACCCCGAGGAGGTGGCCCGGTTGTGGGGTCGGAGGAAATGCAAACCCCAGATGAACTACGACAAGCTGAGCCGGGCGCTCAG GTACTACTACAACAAGCACATCCTGCACAAGACCAAGGGCAAACGCTTCACCTACAAGTTCAACTTCAGCAAACTCATCTTCCTCAACTGCCCGCTGTGGGACACCCACTGCCCATCCCCGCTGCCAGGTGCCGGCAGCCTGTGCCACCCCCTCGCCATGCCCCCCAGCATGCCGAGCCAG TTGGTGCCAAGCATGCTGCTGAGCCGGCGGGTGCTGGCAGACCCACTGGTCTGGCACCGGGGTCCCCGGCACCCCTGGCACCCCGACACGCTGGAGAAGAGGATGACCACCGCTGGGACCT GGTATGGTGGGGCTCAGGCAGGCAGGGACACGGCCGTTGCTGGTCCCACAGCAGCACCCAGTGGCTGTGGCTGGGAGAGAGGACGGGGCACCCACCCGGAGGATGCTGAGGCCAAGGGAGAAGGGACCTGCCAGAGCAGCCCAGGGTGCTGCCCGCACCCCTTAGCATGA